Sequence from the Helianthus annuus cultivar XRQ/B chromosome 13, HanXRQr2.0-SUNRISE, whole genome shotgun sequence genome:
aaaagtttgtggatctggacttaagtggtatgcagaaaaatgttttcgtgagagccctagtgatcatagtctagactcgagaaggaatcctagttcgctatgatcagagctctgataccaagctgtcacaccctggctttgcggaagcgtggttaatttgtgtgacttcttaataccatagcttaatcataacaaagctatatgaaatttaaaaaaaacatgcaagtcatccattaagtttttgaaaaacatcatacaataccattgtttttaacatgcaaccataaccttgttcagaaacataacaacttataacaaaacataaacgtgatttagggattgtgtcttgtccaggtaagagacacaaccctaaaccctgatgacttcatgaccagtgcagcggaaaacgttccataccgtgccagatccgtttaatttcctgaaatacatgtgagttgaaaaatcaacaataatgttgagcgagttcatgcgtaagtgagtatgtaaaacctttgtgagtataaaaatagttgtggtatgtagcagtgtaagaggacttgtgatcatcaatggtttgcaaggccactgacatatgtgaagtgcaaatagggagactcaaacctagcagatttcgccacggcaaagtatgtggacaaagtcaccccacggtccgtttctagtttggccgggggctgggctcgctacacccagatagatctaccgctcctgtccctcggtccctccatgaggactaatggccccatgttgttcctatccactcacatgatcgtataacacctccttacgttaaacataccgttgtaaagtactcgtaaatcatagtaacatgtatttcacccccgcagttaagtaaactgaaaacagttagagaaaagggggacatgaactcaccgaagtgtgtctctaaaaagtatctcccagaaaatctgccgtgcgacgacctacacgtactaacttctattagacggacggtcgtgccttagtttaaggtttaatgtctttgggaaatagttaggcaactatttcgtgtttacacttcgtaattatttgataattatattccttcccaaggatgggggttttgatacatgtgcgttttcttgtaaaaccaaaatatattattaagtctcacttaaaatatatttaaattctatctccaaaatataaatatttttttccccaaaaatattatattttattccatataattttaccCAAAATAATATTGATAATATCAATATTAAGTTTATATAAGTTTGGTTTAAAGTCATTACTTATCTACATAAAGACTAGTAATGCTCTCATAAGTAAAGTATTATGAGTTTAGtgcttttatgaaaatatgtcaaaaatattattcataacacttgtcacaaaatattctaagtgttatttttgTAAAACTCCCGTTCTCGGGATTTTTaaatgttcacaacttgtgaacttattttataaaaatatccaTTTATAACTTTTTCATGCCTTGCAAGTACACATATAATTATTTCCTTCAAAaattatgacttttcaaaaagacCCGTCTTTTAACTTGGTGTGTCTTAGAAAAATCATTTGTAGATGTCGGGTCCATAAGACCATCCACTCacttagtttatttatttttcaagaactcgttttgttaccaagtttatgtGAAACATGGAGGTGATTCCTTTATGTAGACATTAgtcacctcctaacttgttaacataagtttttaaatcttattttaacaagttaagTTTTTGATGTCCAACATCATCTTACTAGTAAGCATCAAAATAATTACTAAGCATatcaaaacaatttattttttttttttaacaagattccaTCTTATTTTAACCTCTTACTAGCTTTATGTTCAAGTTTGCATTCATGATCTTTTAGTTTTCTTGTATTCACACCACAAACAACATAGTTATTAACCACCATAAATGAGAAGTAAATGAGGATCAAGatgcttactactagctttaaagctagggaagaaacacgAGAGAAAACGAGTGGATAAAGGCAAACTAGAGAGGTTCTTGACAAACCGCGAGCTCCACACTCCGTGATCCACCTTGGTGCACCTTGTGAGAGTCTTGGAATGCTTGAACAAAAACGAAAATTTTGATGGTGGTGGCTATGGGTTTCGGCCGTAGCTTTCTTTAGTGGGAAAAAGAAATTGTTTTGAGTTTTTGTGTGGTGATAAGATCATGATCTCTTTATAAACTCAAAGTCTTTTGTCCATTGGATTGAATGCTTGTGAAGTACCCAACATAATCACATCCAAATCTCTAATTGATAACATGGGGAAAGTAAAGTTTTATGGAATCTTGTGGGGGTGGGCCTATGGAGCCGAAATTTCAGCCAAGTGAGGGGTTAATTGGTAAGTTATTTGGGTAGATAGGTAAGTACTTAGGGGGCTTAGTGTAATAGTTAGTACACTCCAAATCTCCTCACAATCCCAAGGTCTTTCATGGGGACTTAGAAGATTTGCTCAAATCTTATGGTGGTGGGGTCCTAAGTGGACGGTTatggtgtgggggggggggaaggGTTAATTGATATTTGATGGTATTTATTTTAATTAGTTGAAGTTTAATGTTATATCTAGTTTTTAGCGGGTACCGGGTATTATGTAAGGTGTTATAGTGCGcagtgaccataactagctcagataAAGTGTAACaatgtttttaataatatattttttttgtgttccgggtaatgtccggttgtacGGTTGGACATTACTCCGTTAAAGCGCTAAATAActatttaaagtgtcgttaatattatttctagtgacacaatttattcccgatattttggaaagtgtctagtaatatttttccaactttttgcactttactaatttagataaatgctgaatttttattttaaagtgcagaattttgttctcaaagtacgttttaggcacatccggtcactataattatacctagtgacgcaattctacaaccctcttatccctacactctctactagtgtagtaaactatctcaggctcatacaggccttagaggcagtgcctgcctggtgctggctatgtcagcacgttcaataggttatccgttcaaatgctactgtgcttttgtgcatcatgtttctcACTAAGGCTCAACATGTAAATAGTGTAGTGACAGtgtgtaaagtatgatgcaggaatatacaagtaccagaaatcaagtagcagttcatcagcaatttcagttaaacacagtaattaagcagcatttaatagttaattaaatcgtacggatacctggtttagtgagggttgtcacattctccccccgttaaagaaatttcgtcccgaaattttatgttccgcttgtagaagcagggttattgggaaataagtgggggtatttctctttcatccggtcctcacgctcccaggtgtattcaggaccatgtctggcattccagcgaaccttgacgagtttgacactgctccggcgggtcctgttaactttccaatctgtgacctcgacaggtgcttctacgaagtggagcgtctcgtcaacatgaatctcgtcgataggaatggcaacgtcaacttgagttggacttttctttaaattggatacatgaaatgtatcgtgaacaccatttagttcagcaggtaggtccaacttgtatgctacggttccaattctttctagaattctgaaaggaccaatgtagcgtggatttaacttcccacgcttcccaaagcgtgccacccctttccagggtgatacctttaataacaccatctctccaacttgaaaatccatatgttttcggtttggatccgcgtaggccttttgtctgtggcgagcggcttcgatgcgtttaagaatctgcgcaatcttgtccgtcgtctcttggacgatttctggaccggcaagctgcctatcacctgcgtcagcccagcatagtggtgatcgacacttgcgtccgtatagggcttcaaaaggcgcgacaccaatactggtgtggtagctgttgttgtatgagaattcgaccaagggtaagtgtttatcccagctaccgcccaaatccatagcacatgctctcagcatgtcttccaaagtctgtatcgttcgctcgctctggccgtcagtttgcggatggaacgcagtgctcagattcaattgtgagccaaaagcttcttggaaggattgccatatccttgacacaaaccttccgtctctatcagagatgatcgagaggggtactccatgtcgtgctacgatctctctcaagtaaatttccgcaagtttactagtactgtctttctccttgattggcagaaagtgtgcggactttgttaggcggtcaacaatcacccaaatcatatcatggcctcttggcgttcttggcagttttgtaacaaaatccattgagatttgttcccatttccacttgggaatctcaggttgttgcagaagtcccgagggcttctggtattccgccttgaccttagcgcacgttaaacatttgctcacgtaaatagcaacgtcgcctttcatcctaggccaccaatagtaatttttgagatcttggtacatcttatccgatccagggtggatagagtaccgtgacttgtgcgcttcatcgaaaataacttcccttaatttaccaaatagaggaacccaaatccttttctcaaaacataacgttccttccttgtttggtaccaaaagcttctccatcccacggagatattcttcctcaaggtttccctccttgagagcttccttttgtgcagcacGAATgtgcaaggaaagatcggttcgtataatcatttccaaagccctaacccttatgggcttgattctttctttacgacttagggcatcggcgactacattcgccttccctgggtgatactttatcgcgcagtcgtaatcgttcaataattcaacccatcgtctttgcctcatattcaactccttctggctgaatatatgctgtaggcttttgtgatctgtgaagattgtgcacttcgtaccatacaggtagtgtctccagatctttagtgcaaaaaccactgcgccaagctccaaatcgtgggtggtatagttcctttcgtgcactttcagttgacgtgatgcgtaagcaatgaccttttggcgttgcatcaacacacaacccaatccctgacgcgatgcgtcgcagtataccacaaaattgtcggtaccttctggtagagctaagattggcgcgttacaaagcttatcctttaatatctgaaatgcttcatcctgtttgattccccaatcaaacgtcttgtccttctgcgtgaggagcgtcaaaggttgagcgattttcgagaagtcctcgatgaaccttcgatagtagccagccaaacccaagaattgtcgaatctcggttggcgttgtaggcgtttcccaattcttgattgcctcgatctttgtgggatcaacatgaattccatccccattaaccacatgtccaagaaactggacttcgtgtagccaaaactcgcacttagagaatttggcatacagctgttccttctttagcagctccaatATGGTTCTAAGATGTTGTTCGtgttcagccttcgtctttgagtaaatcaggatgtcgtcgatgaatacaatcacgaacttgtctaagtacggcttgcaaaccctattcatcaagtccataaagactgcaggtgcgtttgtcaaaccaaatggcataacgaggaactcgtagtgtccataacaaGTTCGGAAGGCTGTTTTCGGGATgctttcctcctgtatccttagttgatggtatccagatcgaagatcgatcttagagtaacagcttgaaccttgaagttgatcgaacagatcgtcgattcttggcagaggatacctgttcttgattgtcagcttgttcagttctctgtagtcaatacacatgcggaaacttccgtccttcttcttgacaaataagaccggagctccccaaggcgagaagcttggtcggataaaacccttgtctaacaactcttgcagttgtgtcgataattcctgcatctcagacggagcaagtctgtatggtgccttagccacaggcgcggcgcctggaactaagtcaatgtgaaactccacttgcctctgaggtggcagtCCGGGtaagtcttctgggaagacttcaggatactcccttacgacagggatgtcttcgatcctTGGCTCGGCAGCCTTCTTGTCCACGATGTgcgccagaaaagcaacacatcccttctgcaaacacttccttgctttcagacagctgataatccgcaacggcgtctcacgcttctctccatgaacaataatggtctcaccatcctcggttggaatacgaataatcttctcgtgacatactatctcagccttgttcccggataaccaatccattcctaccaccacgtcgaagcttcccaattggactggtagtagatccagagtaAACTCACGTTCTCCCAAttcaatcacacagcctctgatcacatcattggcttctaccaactttccattagccaattcgattgcgtagggaatgtctaacttattagcggctagcccaagtatattcttaaattctagtgatacgaagctatagtcggcaccagtatcaaacagaacagatgcataacgttgatttacagggaacgtaccagtgacgacgtttggatcctggcgcgcttcctgtgcaccgatctggaacacccttccacgggcttggttcaatcctgggcaatctttcttgaagtgcccaacgtcaccgcaatgaaaacatcctaatcTTTTTCCACTTCCTGCACCGCCCCCAACTGGCGGGTTGTTTTGATTGGCAGTTccggcttgatttgcattgtagcctcggttattcccttgtgggcgatttcccaaaccaccacgattatcgtttctagtcatatatcctccctggcctcctcggcctacactagcccaacatgattcctttgagtggcccggttttccacaagattcacaaactttcacgttacaattgccagtatggtggcgttggcagttgttgcatttgggctgggtgccctggtACCCTTTCCCTTTCTTGGTACTACCAGCTGATTTTCCCTTCTTTACTGCCATACTGAcgccttgtttgaagtttgaaaacttccttttgttgtctcctgaggactcaacgtgagtctctgtcttctttgccttgacttcatcaaacttgtttaaacgaattgcctcctcagtgagagccacgctcaaatcaatggcttccgtaatagttgccggtctggcggaggtcaccatgctaatgatttggggagctaacccccaaatgaagcgctcaattcgcttgtattcaggcgtgaccatgtaaggaaccacttgagataggtcatgaaatctctggacgtattctgcaaccttcggtccatccatctttaggtgccaaaattcagtctccaacctttgaatttctgcacgggaacaatacttcttgcgcataagctctttcaattcggcccaagtcagggcgtaggcggcagcttcgcctagtgtttgcacttgtaagttccaccaagatagggctccgtctagaaacagccctgagatgtaagtgacctgctggtcgagcgcacatttgctcatgcggatggtggaatcagtcttctctgcccagcgaacgaaagcaacagcaccacctgtgccgtcgaagttgatgggcttacagtccaagaattgtttgtaggtgcaccctgcacatacatcatatcataggaacggcattagcatttGCTAAAAGAATTCATTTatgccatggtatgtcttaatgacttaggtttaccatgaggaggattttggttgccatTGACGTTCGTGTTGCTTCCGCTTGGTCcttcttgcgaggcagcatactgagcaatggcggcagcaataacttgctgtagttcttcaggagtagtgggcatcggctgcggttgacgtcttggtgccatcttctacagatgcgtacgtcgattaggccaaagtaaacatacgtatatagtaatagtaatagcatataacatctcatgttatcaatatatcacacacaacatcccatgtcccaacatcccatgttgcaaatatcatacatacaacatcccatgtcacaaaacataaataagcaatcaagtgaatccaGATATAGTGAGAaaactgcgattgccatatataaaTGAGACCACATCGTAAGTGTAtacatacaatcatcaatcactaggggctacatcacccctgtcataAGCTACATCAGTATCAATACAACATCAAGTACATAACAAAAGTCAAGTCAAGTCATAATGTAGTCTCCCCAAAATGCTGTGCAGACAAAAAGCAATCGCCGCCTTCTCACTTCGCCTACCCAAGTGGCACCGATGAGCTCTAagctggtggtggaggaggagggggaaaatgggtATACAACAAACGGCGCAACTCTAACCAGTCCGCCTCCATCGCCTGCTGTGTCCGAATAATGGAAGCAAACCGCTGCTTCAAAGTAGTAAGACGGGCAGCGTAGTCAAGGGGTAAAGGTCGTGATGGCTGCAACGGAGAGGGTGCCCGGCCATGGCACTGACATGGCTGCAGATGGgctctctccaactcctgtaGTCGCTGCTCGTGCGACTCATGCTGATATACAAACGACATCAATACATCCTCAATGGTGTGGCCCACATGGAACCTATGGTATGGATCAGTGGGCGGCATAGGGGAACCTGGTGCCCAAAGCAGTGGCTCTCGTGTGGGGTCAAAGGGAGCCACACGAAAAGGTGCAGTAGTGAATGGGTCAGATGGAATCTGAGGCGTGAACGGTAAAGGCATCGGTACATGACCGAAcggatgggctgaagagccctctccaggccccgctggaggaacAAATGGTGGaatctgaaatgagaaatcagtgtggtgtgtgccagtgtgatgtgggggaaacggtggaacatcctcgtccgccggtatccacccgtgctgtgcctcctcatctggaggatccatgtgctcagcaaaaagagcgtgctcgggctcgatgggtaaaggatcgataggagcaataacggggtcaacaggtgcaataacgggatcgacaggatcaataacagggtcagcaggtatgtcacctacgggtaaaggaacaatgggatcagcagcaacatgatcgccctcgatCACAGGAACATCTACAGGGggatcaacatcaacaggctcaagaggaaaatcagcatgaacagggtcatgctcaagTAAAGGatcaaaagcagctgcctgctctggggctatggcaggctcagggtcgtcgaacgccatatcaaagtcaaaatctgggtcaatgggatcgataggatcatcagggtcctctatatgctcatccataggaatatactcgatatcatggtcaggatcaaatcctggagggaaaacagggtcagaatcctcgatctCATCATGCTCAAACGCGTAGCTCGGAATAGGGGCAGCTGAAGACGCCTGATCAGGGTCTGAGTCATGAATAAACTGCTGCGCGCTTGCCCCGCGAGAGggtacagatgccacagactctaaAGAGTCCGGGACTGGTGAGTgaatgggcgagtctccagctggaacgtcagctatcatcaagagaccgccagcaggtagaggagctatgtcaggatcctcgtcctcaaatggctcgtcctcgtaaagctcgatgtcgccgtcggcatcggcgtctggcataagctcataagcagggtaggaagcaagaggaatcggtgccGGAATCGCAACAATAGGGAGGTACTCAGCAGGGTCGCCATCAATGGGCTCATAGGCtccctcgggtaaagcgaagggcaaggGGTCATCAGCGTGCTCATCGGCGCCGTCAGGtaacgcgaacggctggaagtcgtcatcgtcggtgctagtatagtctgaggtgtgcacctcatgctccgaagacataacatcgtctgacactaacgGTAGGGGTCCAGTAGTACCTGATCCACCTGTAGCTGGTgaatccatgggtctgtaacataacacagaataagcacaaaatcagtgaatcaaatagtcacataagttaccagataataatcacataatccacctagtcccactagcctcccagcctcccagactgtccttcctagtctcactagccaacattcctagtcccactagcctcccagcctctcagactgtctttcctagtctcactagccaacactcctagtcccactagccaacactcctagtcccactagcctgaacctcagcctcccagactgagcctagaataatgaataaaaggtgctcaacatttgtttgtaaaaagtttgtggatctggacttaagtggtatgcagaaaaatgttttcgtgagagccctagtgatcatagtctagactcgagaaggaatcctagttcgctatgatcagagctctgataccaagctgtcacaccctcgctttgcggaagcgtggttaatttgtgtgacttcttaataccatagcttaatcataacaaagctatatgaaatttaaaaaaaacatgcaagtcatccattaagtttttgaaaaacatcatacaataccattgtttttaacatgcaaccataaccttgttcagaaacataacaacttataacaaaacataaacgtgatttagggattgtgtcttgtccaggtaagagacacaaccctaaaccctgatgacttcatgaccagtgcagcggaaaacgttccataccgtgccagatccgtttaatttcctgaaatacatgtgagttgaaaaatcaacaataatgttgagcgagttcatgcgtaagtgagtatgtaaaacctttgtgagtataaaaatagttgtggtatgtagcagtgtaagaggacttgtgatcatcaatggtttgcaaggccactgacatatgtgaagtgcaaatagggagactcaaacctagcagatttcgccacggcaaagtatgtggacaaagtcaccccacggtccgtttctagtttggccgggggctgggctcgctacacccagatagatctaccgctcctgtccctcggtccctccatgaggactaatggccccatgttgttcctatccactcacatgatcgtataacacctccttacgttaaacataccgttgtaaagtactcgtaaatcatagtaacatgtatttcacccccgcagttaagtaaactgaaaacagttagagaaaagggggacatgaactcaccgaagtgtgtctctaaaaagtatctcccagaaaatctgccgtgcgacgacctacacgtactaacttctattagacggacggtcgtgccttagtttaaggtttaatgtctttgggaaatagttaggcaactatttcgtgtttacacttcgtaattatttgataattatattccttcccaaggatgggggttttgatacatgtgcgttttcttgtaaaaccaaaatatattattaagtctcacttaaaatatatttaaattctatctccaaaatataaatattttttttccccaaaaatat
This genomic interval carries:
- the LOC118485735 gene encoding vegetative cell wall protein gp1-like: MDSPATGGSGTTGPLPLVSDDVMSSEHEVHTSDYTSTDDDDFQPFALPDGADEHADDPLPFALPEGAYEPIDGDPAEYLPIVAIPAPIPLASYPAYELMPDADADGDIELYEDEPFEDEDPDIAPLPAGGLLMIADVPAGDSPIHSPVPDSLESVASVPSRGASAQQFIHDSDPDQASSAAPIPSYAFEHDEIEDSDPVFPPGFDPDHDIEYIPMDEHIEDPDDPIDPIDPDFDFDMAFDDPEPAIAPEQAAAFDPLLEHDPVHADFPLEPVDVDPPVDVPVIEGDHVAADPIVPLPVGDIPADPVIDPVDPVIAPVDPIPPFVPPAGPGEGSSAHPFGHVPMPLPFTPQIPSDPFTTAPFRVAPFDPTREPLLWAPGSPMPPTDPYHRFHVGHTIEDVLMSFVYQHESHEQRLQELERAHLQPCQCHGRAPSPLQPSRPLPLDYAARLTTLKQRFASIIRTQQAMEADWLELRRLLYTHFPPPPPPPA